In one Rutidosis leptorrhynchoides isolate AG116_Rl617_1_P2 chromosome 8, CSIRO_AGI_Rlap_v1, whole genome shotgun sequence genomic region, the following are encoded:
- the LOC139861140 gene encoding glucose-6-phosphate 1-dehydrogenase, chloroplastic-like — translation MATFYSSTHCPSSSSSSVYYSNNSFFVNGSNKNRVHQRIISLSSKRCRSRNLSLKLSKAVNVQDGVATTLKGSAAESDVPVKILKDGILSVPPVTPPEELKDIASFDFNKDKSTVSITVVGASGDLAKKKIFPALFALYYEGCLPEHFTIFGYARSKMSDAELRTMVSKTLTCRIDQRENCGEKMDQFLERCFYHPGQYDSQQNFLELDKKLKEHEDGMVANRLFYLSIPPNIFIDAVKCASSSASSANGWTRVIVEKPFGRDSESSAALTRSLKQYLDEDQIFRIDHYLGKELVENLSVLRFSNLIFEPLWSRQYIRNVQFIFAEDFGTEGRGGYFDNYGIIRDIMQNHLLQILALFAMETPVSLDAEDIRNEKVKVLRSMRPLQLDDVVVGQYKSHTRGGVTYPAYTDDKTVPTNSLTPTFAAAALFIDNARWDGVPFLMKAGKALHDRRAEIRVQFRHVPGNLYNKKIGTDLDLATNELVIRVQPDEAIYLKINNKVPGLGMRLDRSNLNLLYAARYSKEIPDAYERLLLDAIEGERRLFIRSDELDAAWSLFSPVLKELEDKKIVPEYYPYGSRGPVGSHYLAARYKVRWGDVGSEQ, via the exons ATGGCGACGTTTTATTCATCGACACAttgtccatcatcatcatcctcatcggtTTATTATTCCAATAATTCATTTTTTGTTAATGGAAGTAATAAAAATAGGGTTCATCAGCGTATTATATCGTTATCCTCGAAACGATGTCGTTCTAGAAATTTGTCCTTAAAACTCTCCAAAGCTGTTAATGTGCAAGATG GCGTTGCTACAACGTTGAAAGGATCTGCTGCTGAAAGCGATGTTCCTGTTAAGATACTGAAAGATGGAATTTTGTCGGTCCCGCCTGTCACACCTCCAGAAGAACTTAAAGATATTGCTAGTTTTGATTTTAATAAAGACAAGTCTACTGTTAGTATTACAGTAGTTGGAGCCTCGGGTGATCTTGCTAAGAAGAAGATATTTCCTGCTCTTTTTGCACTTTATTATGAAGGTTGTCTCCCCGAG CATTTTACTATATTTGGGTATGCGCGTAGTAAGATGAGTGATGCTGAACTTAGAACCATGGTTAGCAAGACACTGACATGCAGAATCGATCAACG GGAGAACTGTGGAGAAAAAATGGACCAGTTTCTCGAAAGATGTTTTTACCACCCGGGTCAATATGACTCTCAACAAAACTTCTTGGAGCTCGACAAAAAGCTCAAGGAACACGAG GATGGAATGGTGGCAAACCGTCTTTTCTATCTATCGATTCCACCAAATATATTCATAGATGCTGTTAAGTGTGCCAGCTCATCAGCGTCTTCTGCAAACGGATGGACGAGGGTAATTGTCGAAAAACCATTTGGTCGGGATTCCGAATCATCTGCTGCATTAACAAGATCGCTTAAGCAATACTTGGATGAAGATCAAATTTTTAG aataGATCATTATCTTGGTAAAGAGTTAGTGGAGAATCTTTCGGTGCTTCGGTTTTCTAACTTAATTTTTGAGCCCTTGTGGTCAAGACAGTATATAAGAAATGTACAATTCATATTCGCTGAAGATTTTGGTACCGAAGGCCGAGGAGG ATACTTTGACAATTATGGAATCATTAGAGACATTATGCAAAACCATCTGCTTCAGATATTGGCTCTTTTTGCCATGGAAACTCCTGTCAGCTTGGATGCAGAAGATATTAGAAACGAAAAG GTGAAAGTACTTCGTTCTATGAGGCCTTTACAACTAGATGACGTTGTAGTAGGGCAATATAAAAGTCACACAAGAGGGGGTGTTACGTACCCGGCTTACACCGATGACAAGACTGTACCAACTAACAGTCTAACACCAACTTTTGCTGCCGCTGCTTTATTTATTGATAATGCCAGATGGGATGGAGTCCCCTTTTTAATGAAGGCTGGTAAAGCTTTGCATGATCGCAG GGCTGAGATAAGAGTGCAATTCAGACACGTACCAGGAAATTTATATAACAAGAAAATTGGGACGGATCTTGACCTAGCCACAAATGAGCTTGTTATTCGTGTCCAGCCAGATGAGGCCATATATCTCAAGATTAATAACAAAGTTCCTGGTTTGGGCATGCGGTTGGACCGAAGCAACCTTAATCTTCTTTATGCAGCAAG GTATTCAAAGGAGATTCCTGATGCATATGAAAGGCTTCTTCTTGATGCTATCGAAGGAGAAAGAAGACTCTTTATACGGAGTGACGAATTAGATGCAGCTTGGTCATTATTTAGTCCTGTACTGAAGGAGCTTGAAGATAAGAAGATTGTACCTGAGTACTACCCGTATGGCAGTCGGGGTCCCGTTGGATCACATTATCTTGCAGCTAGGTACAAGGTTCGGTGGGGTGATGTTGGTTCAGAGCAGTAA